Proteins found in one Chloroflexota bacterium genomic segment:
- a CDS encoding DinB family protein produces the protein MDLETRRALLQRYREGPAVVAAALAGATDAELDARPADGGWTAREVAIHLPDSEINGAVRLRRLVAEDEPHIIGYDQERWAERLYYNRPIAAALAALTAIRGLNAELLDALTEEEWQRAGTHSESGRYGLDTWLPTYAAHAHDHADQIRRALAEARDQAVAVPA, from the coding sequence ATGGATCTGGAGACGCGCCGCGCCCTGCTGCAACGGTACCGCGAAGGCCCCGCCGTGGTGGCGGCAGCCCTGGCTGGCGCGACGGACGCCGAGCTTGACGCCCGCCCGGCTGACGGCGGCTGGACTGCCCGCGAGGTCGCCATCCACCTGCCGGACAGCGAGATTAACGGCGCCGTCCGGCTGCGCCGTCTGGTCGCCGAGGACGAGCCGCACATCATCGGCTACGATCAGGAGCGGTGGGCTGAGCGGCTCTACTACAACCGCCCCATCGCGGCGGCGCTGGCAGCCCTGACCGCCATCCGCGGCCTCAACGCCGAGTTGCTCGACGCGCTGACTGAGGAGGAGTGGCAGCGAGCCGGCACGCACTCCGAGTCTGGCCGCTACGGGCTGGACACCTGGCTGCCGACCTATGCTGCCCACGCCCACGATCACGCAGACCAGATCCGGCGCGCCCTGGCCGAAGCGCGCGACCAGGCAGTCGCCGTTCCGGCCTGA
- the ftrA gene encoding transcriptional regulator FtrA, translating to MHAPAPFPPLHCEPPRHTVAAVVLNGVHPFELGVACEVFGLERPELGVPWYRFMVCAAEPPPLQTGAGFVLDTPHGLADLEQADTIVFTHWRDPDEPVPEPLAGAVRAAHARGARLVTICSGVFVLAGIGLLDGRPATTHWRYAEALARRYPTVDVRQDVLYVDDGEILTSAGTAAGIDLCLHVVRLDYGAEIANAVARRMVVAAHRDGGQAQFVERPVQAQAGDDALGQALSWALAHLEQHITVEQLAARACMSPRTFARQFRAAHGTTPYRWLLTQRLLLARELLETTDRPVEQIAEQAGFGTAAALRVHFRRSVSTSPLAYRRLYARAAG from the coding sequence ATGCATGCGCCAGCACCTTTCCCACCCCTCCACTGCGAGCCGCCACGGCACACCGTGGCGGCGGTCGTGCTGAACGGCGTTCATCCGTTCGAGCTGGGCGTGGCCTGTGAGGTCTTCGGGCTGGAGCGCCCAGAGCTGGGCGTGCCGTGGTATCGCTTCATGGTCTGTGCTGCCGAGCCGCCGCCGCTTCAGACCGGCGCCGGCTTCGTGCTGGATACGCCGCACGGGCTGGCCGACCTCGAGCAGGCGGACACCATCGTCTTCACGCACTGGCGTGACCCCGACGAGCCGGTGCCGGAGCCGCTCGCAGGGGCGGTACGCGCGGCCCATGCGCGCGGCGCACGGCTGGTCACCATCTGCTCGGGCGTGTTTGTGCTGGCGGGCATCGGGCTGCTCGATGGGCGCCCCGCCACGACCCACTGGCGGTACGCCGAGGCTCTGGCCCGTCGTTATCCAACCGTGGACGTGCGGCAGGACGTGCTCTACGTGGACGACGGTGAGATCCTGACGTCGGCGGGGACGGCAGCCGGGATCGATCTCTGCCTGCACGTCGTGCGGCTGGACTACGGCGCGGAGATCGCCAACGCGGTAGCACGCCGGATGGTGGTGGCGGCGCACCGCGACGGCGGGCAGGCGCAGTTTGTGGAGCGTCCCGTCCAGGCGCAGGCTGGCGACGACGCACTCGGGCAGGCGCTCTCGTGGGCGCTGGCGCACCTGGAGCAGCACATCACGGTGGAGCAACTGGCGGCGCGCGCCTGCATGAGTCCGCGCACGTTCGCCCGCCAGTTCCGCGCGGCTCACGGCACGACGCCGTACCGCTGGCTGCTGACCCAGCGGCTCCTGCTGGCCCGCGAGTTGCTCGAGACGACTGATCGCCCGGTTGAGCAGATCGCGGAGCAGGCCGGTTTCGGGACGGCCGCCGCGCTGCGGGTCCACTTTCGGCGGTCCGTGTCCACATCACCGCTGGCCTACCGGCGGCTGTACGCCCGCGCGGCAGGCTGA
- a CDS encoding glycosyltransferase family 4 protein — MRIGINGYFLREPHTGMGQHLTYLLHALDAHPHGDEQYALLNPRFPEAPSLLGPGGRPRTELGPLSRRFRATETALGPARVPLQLRKLWFEQAGVLLAGRRASIDLLHSPYWTNPLWSPWPTVVTVHDVIQLVLPEYQTLARQRAYFGLVTRALKKATAIITVSECSKRDLVRTISVPPERVHVIENAIPETLQPVTEPEALAAVRQRYGLPQQFVLYLGANDCRKNLDGLIRAYGTLPATLRAAYPLVIAGRQWPHDHPLYPDPKKVVRELGLDGQVIFTGGVEQADKAALLSAATVFAFPSLYEGFGLPVLEAMACGTPALTASTSSLPEVTGDAAVLVDPSSVSAIAEGLGGLLESPEQRRELSARGIARARQYRWSAVAERTVEVYRGASRP, encoded by the coding sequence GTGCGGATCGGCATCAACGGGTACTTCCTGCGAGAGCCGCACACCGGCATGGGGCAGCATCTGACCTACCTGCTCCACGCGCTCGACGCCCACCCGCACGGCGACGAGCAGTACGCCCTGCTGAACCCGCGCTTTCCCGAAGCGCCGTCGCTGCTCGGGCCGGGCGGCCGGCCGCGGACCGAGCTTGGCCCGCTCAGCCGCCGCTTCCGGGCCACCGAGACCGCGCTCGGGCCGGCCCGCGTGCCGCTGCAGCTGCGGAAGCTCTGGTTCGAGCAGGCCGGGGTGCTGCTGGCCGGCCGGCGAGCCAGCATCGACCTGCTGCACTCGCCGTACTGGACCAACCCGCTGTGGTCGCCCTGGCCGACCGTCGTCACAGTTCACGACGTCATCCAGCTGGTGTTGCCCGAGTACCAGACGCTGGCCCGCCAGCGCGCCTACTTCGGGCTGGTCACGCGGGCGCTGAAGAAGGCGACGGCCATCATCACCGTCAGCGAGTGCTCCAAGCGCGACCTCGTGCGCACCATCAGCGTGCCCCCCGAGCGGGTCCACGTCATCGAGAACGCCATCCCCGAGACGCTCCAGCCGGTCACCGAGCCGGAGGCGCTGGCCGCCGTTCGCCAGCGCTACGGCCTGCCCCAGCAGTTCGTCCTCTACCTGGGCGCGAACGACTGCCGCAAGAACCTCGACGGGCTGATCCGCGCCTACGGCACGCTGCCGGCTACGCTCCGCGCGGCGTACCCGCTGGTCATCGCCGGGCGGCAGTGGCCCCACGATCACCCGCTGTACCCGGATCCGAAGAAGGTCGTCCGCGAACTGGGGCTGGACGGGCAGGTCATCTTCACCGGCGGCGTCGAGCAGGCCGACAAGGCCGCGCTGCTGAGCGCCGCGACGGTGTTCGCGTTCCCATCACTGTACGAGGGGTTCGGGCTGCCCGTCCTCGAAGCGATGGCCTGCGGGACGCCAGCCCTGACCGCCAGCACGTCGTCCTTGCCCGAGGTGACCGGCGACGCAGCCGTGCTGGTCGATCCGAGTAGCGTCTCGGCCATCGCCGAGGGGTTGGGCGGGCTGCTGGAGTCGCCGGAGCAGCGACGCGAGCTGTCAGCCCGGGGCATCGCGCGCGCACGACAGTATCGCTGGTCAGCAGTGGCCGAGCGGACCGTCGAGGTGTATCGGGGCGCAAGCAGGCCGTAG
- a CDS encoding DUF3037 domain-containing protein yields the protein MYAYLYAIIRVVPSVERGECINVGIVLFARGPRRLAAAVEADRDRLRALAPDLDLDAVERHLEAFVAIARGEQAGGPLADLPAAERFHWLTAPRSTIIQTAPAHVGQAADLAAELDRLMDAYVRRPAL from the coding sequence ATGTACGCGTACCTGTACGCCATCATCCGCGTGGTGCCGAGCGTCGAGCGCGGCGAGTGCATCAACGTCGGCATCGTGCTGTTTGCGCGCGGGCCGCGCCGGCTGGCCGCCGCCGTCGAGGCCGACCGCGACCGCTTGCGGGCGCTCGCGCCAGACCTTGACCTGGACGCCGTCGAGCGGCACCTGGAGGCGTTCGTCGCCATCGCTCGCGGCGAGCAGGCGGGCGGGCCGTTGGCCGATCTGCCGGCCGCCGAGCGGTTCCACTGGCTGACCGCTCCCCGCAGCACGATCATCCAGACCGCGCCGGCGCACGTCGGGCAGGCCGCCGACCTCGCCGCCGAGCTTGACCGCCTGATGGACGCCTACGTCCGCCGCCCCGCGCTCTGA
- a CDS encoding aminotransferase class I and II codes for MERLLGTRYVVPLREGGSLPAVVETVQADGLRPGGPFVVKFRGAGQGAKALVAEVLVAGLAEVLGLPVPRPAIIELSDGFGNAEPDPEIQDILKGSVGENFGLAFLSGALPFDPSVDRDISPQLAADIVWLDALVTNVDRSARNTNLLLWHGRLWLIDHGASLYVHHRWEGWESRVQSAFPQIKDHVLLPLAGDLAAADARLRPTLTEPVLREIVERVPESWLGDEDLFPTLEAQRAAYVTYLSERLNGPRAWLAEAISARARGPERLAVRQTHRLDADR; via the coding sequence TTGGAACGTCTGCTCGGGACACGTTACGTGGTGCCGCTTCGCGAGGGCGGCTCGCTGCCGGCCGTTGTCGAGACGGTGCAGGCGGATGGGCTGCGCCCGGGCGGGCCGTTCGTCGTCAAGTTTCGCGGAGCCGGCCAGGGCGCGAAGGCACTCGTCGCGGAGGTGCTGGTCGCCGGGTTGGCCGAGGTGCTGGGCCTGCCGGTGCCACGCCCGGCCATCATCGAGTTGAGCGACGGGTTTGGGAACGCCGAGCCGGATCCCGAGATTCAGGACATCCTCAAGGGCAGCGTCGGGGAGAACTTCGGGCTGGCGTTCCTCTCAGGCGCGCTCCCGTTCGACCCGTCGGTCGATCGCGACATCTCGCCCCAGCTTGCCGCCGACATCGTCTGGCTGGACGCCCTGGTCACCAACGTGGACCGCTCGGCTCGCAACACCAACCTGCTGCTCTGGCACGGGCGGTTGTGGCTCATCGACCACGGCGCGTCGCTCTACGTCCACCACCGCTGGGAAGGCTGGGAGAGCCGCGTCCAGTCGGCGTTTCCGCAGATCAAGGATCACGTGCTGCTGCCGCTGGCCGGCGATCTGGCAGCGGCAGATGCGCGCCTGCGGCCCACCCTCACCGAGCCGGTGCTCCGCGAGATCGTCGAGCGCGTGCCCGAGAGCTGGCTGGGCGACGAAGACCTGTTCCCGACGCTCGAGGCGCAGCGGGCAGCCTACGTGACGTACCTCTCGGAACGGCTGAACGGTCCGCGCGCGTGGCTGGCCGAGGCGATCTCCGCACGGGCGCGCGGCCCCGAGCGCCTGGCCGTGCGGCAGACCCACCGCCTGGACGCCGACCGGTAG
- a CDS encoding EAL domain-containing protein has protein sequence MVVLLALQLLISFTRVAAIAFGLAGESQDVVAKSMTMLLTGITSATVVLASRRMTLPAARRAWLIVGLGAGANCLGDTLYLLVGMVTGETPFPSIADGAYLIYYPLILAGLLTFPQRARAPSERLKFWLDAITTTVGGGVVLWHFLIYPIAESQDATPMAAFVGAAYPVADLVLILGITTVTLRISDALGRWPLLLLGSAIVAFMVGDVAYGSLNVSGLYVAGQPITLLAEIPFQISYLLMALAAFVAAREARAATHDSTSTVQHARPLSSLPYLSIVLGYGVLVWASFGEVPDGIQGLILGVVLLTGLVVARQVVAVRENERLLTAQAERRSEARFSSLVQHATDVVTVIDEVGKVTYQTPSILRVFGHAPEMVLNTSFMQYVHPDDRERGWTLLEIARRQTGGETVIEWRIRHRDGRWRHVETMVANLLHDPDVAGLVLTSRDDTERRTLADQLRHQAFHDTLTGLANRALLEDRLEHALVRATRVGHPLAILFLDLDNFKTVNDSLGHGVGDQVLVAVSQRIRRVVRESDTSARFGGDEFVVLIENVCSMDELILVAERLLAACRTPFNVQGRETVIGCSIGIAVSEGGIETADELLRNADVAMFIGKEKGRGRYEIFEADMHSRIVERMELESDLRQAIERDEFVVHYQPIFSLETNRITGLEALVRWEHPQRGLIAPGAFIPRAEETGLIVPLGYRVLRQACRDARVWQDRFPTEPPLTVTVNLSVRQVDHPSCIDEVRAALAETGLPPNSLVLEITESFMIQDPEAAIVRLSHLKDLGVRLALDDFGTGFSSLSYLQRLPVDVLKVDKSFIDGMSTSSQGASLVQAILGLGDSLRLRTVAEGIEHADQLEQLRALRCGFGQGYFLSRPRDHEAIDALLTAHFGERAAA, from the coding sequence ATGGTGGTGCTTCTCGCGCTCCAGCTGCTGATCTCGTTCACGCGGGTGGCCGCGATCGCCTTTGGGCTGGCTGGCGAGAGCCAGGACGTCGTGGCGAAGTCGATGACGATGCTCCTCACGGGCATCACCTCGGCCACGGTCGTGCTGGCGTCGCGCCGGATGACGCTGCCGGCCGCCCGTCGTGCCTGGCTGATCGTCGGTCTGGGGGCTGGCGCCAACTGCCTCGGCGATACCCTCTATCTGCTCGTGGGGATGGTGACTGGCGAGACGCCTTTCCCCTCGATTGCCGATGGCGCATACCTGATCTACTACCCGCTGATCCTCGCGGGCCTGCTGACCTTTCCGCAGCGGGCGCGAGCGCCGAGCGAGCGGCTGAAGTTCTGGCTTGACGCCATCACCACCACGGTGGGCGGTGGCGTCGTCCTGTGGCATTTCCTGATCTACCCCATCGCGGAGTCCCAGGACGCGACTCCGATGGCGGCGTTCGTCGGCGCGGCCTACCCGGTGGCCGATCTCGTCTTGATCCTCGGCATCACCACCGTCACGCTCCGCATCAGCGATGCGCTCGGACGCTGGCCGCTGCTGCTGCTCGGGTCGGCGATCGTGGCGTTCATGGTTGGTGATGTCGCCTATGGCAGCCTCAACGTGAGCGGCCTCTACGTGGCCGGCCAGCCGATCACGCTGCTCGCCGAGATCCCCTTTCAGATCTCCTACCTGCTGATGGCGCTTGCGGCGTTCGTCGCGGCGCGTGAGGCGCGTGCGGCGACACATGACAGTACATCGACCGTGCAGCATGCCCGGCCCCTCAGCTCACTGCCGTATCTGTCCATCGTGCTCGGCTACGGCGTGCTGGTCTGGGCGTCCTTTGGCGAGGTGCCCGACGGGATCCAGGGGCTGATTCTCGGCGTGGTGCTGCTGACGGGCCTCGTCGTGGCCCGCCAGGTTGTCGCAGTCCGTGAGAACGAGCGGCTGTTGACGGCCCAGGCCGAGCGCCGCAGCGAAGCTCGCTTCAGCTCGCTGGTGCAGCACGCGACCGACGTGGTGACGGTCATCGACGAGGTCGGCAAGGTCACCTACCAGACGCCCTCGATCCTCCGCGTGTTCGGCCACGCCCCCGAGATGGTGCTCAACACCTCGTTCATGCAGTACGTACACCCAGACGACCGCGAGCGTGGGTGGACGCTGCTGGAGATCGCTCGCCGCCAGACGGGCGGCGAGACCGTGATCGAGTGGCGCATCCGGCACCGCGACGGCCGCTGGCGGCACGTCGAGACGATGGTTGCCAACCTCCTGCACGATCCAGACGTGGCGGGGCTCGTCCTGACCAGCCGCGACGACACCGAGCGGCGCACGCTGGCCGATCAGCTTCGGCACCAGGCGTTCCACGACACGCTGACCGGGCTGGCGAATCGGGCGCTGCTGGAAGATCGGCTCGAGCATGCGCTGGTCCGGGCGACGCGGGTCGGCCACCCACTCGCGATCCTCTTCCTGGACCTGGACAACTTCAAGACCGTGAACGACAGCCTGGGGCACGGGGTCGGCGATCAGGTGCTGGTGGCAGTCTCGCAGCGGATCCGGCGAGTCGTCCGGGAATCGGACACGTCGGCGCGGTTCGGCGGCGACGAGTTCGTCGTGCTGATCGAGAACGTCTGCTCGATGGACGAGCTGATCCTGGTGGCCGAGCGGCTGCTGGCCGCCTGCCGCACGCCGTTCAACGTCCAGGGCCGAGAGACCGTCATCGGGTGCAGCATCGGCATCGCCGTGAGTGAGGGCGGCATCGAGACCGCTGACGAGCTGCTGCGGAACGCCGATGTGGCGATGTTCATCGGCAAGGAGAAGGGGCGCGGCCGTTACGAGATCTTCGAGGCTGACATGCACTCGCGGATCGTCGAGCGGATGGAGCTTGAGAGCGATCTTCGGCAGGCCATCGAGCGGGACGAGTTCGTGGTGCACTATCAGCCGATCTTCAGCCTGGAGACGAACCGTATCACCGGCCTTGAGGCGCTGGTGCGCTGGGAGCATCCGCAGCGCGGGCTGATCGCGCCGGGCGCCTTCATCCCGCGCGCTGAGGAGACGGGCCTCATCGTGCCGCTGGGCTACAGGGTGCTCAGGCAGGCGTGCCGAGACGCCCGCGTCTGGCAGGACCGTTTCCCGACGGAGCCGCCGCTCACGGTGACGGTCAACCTCTCGGTGCGGCAGGTCGATCATCCGAGCTGCATCGACGAGGTGCGCGCGGCGCTGGCTGAGACCGGCCTGCCACCGAACAGCCTGGTGCTGGAGATCACCGAGAGCTTCATGATCCAGGATCCGGAGGCGGCTATCGTGCGGCTGTCGCACCTGAAGGATCTGGGTGTACGGCTGGCCCTGGACGACTTCGGCACCGGCTTCTCGTCGCTGAGCTACCTCCAGCGGCTGCCCGTGGACGTGCTCAAGGTGGACAAGTCGTTCATCGACGGGATGTCCACGTCCAGCCAGGGGGCGTCGCTGGTGCAGGCGATCCTGGGCCTCGGCGACAGCCTCCGACTGCGGACCGTGGCCGAAGGCATCGAGCACGCCGACCAGCTCGAACAGCTGCGGGCGCTGCGTTGCGGGTTCGGGCAGGGCTACTTCCTGAGCCGCCCCCGTGACCACGAGGCCATCGATGCCTTGCTGACGGCGCACTTTGGCGAGCGCGCCGCCGCCTGA
- a CDS encoding phosphotransferase: protein MTQPPDFASIEAYRARLGDVPFWQPYVHEILHRHALAATGQQIDAGHNPTSPTFLYGEVVVKLFGYLPAWERSERFERGALALVTTNPALAAPTLLAHGLLYEGSSAPWPYLISRRMRGVASWQAGLTPGQQHALALALGQQIGLLHALPISAEAGDDTTGSAAAGDAIAQGAATEADWAGVSIATAATESSLPPHLAAQAEAYVTRLGPSSAADRVFTHGDIVATHVYVEDGRLSGIIDWGDATIADRHVELIQIYRDLFRCDRDLFRVFLEAADWPRADDFPHRALAHALRRQAMGLAQHPTIDVFMPIARRYPLAEVATLEELAELLFARL, encoded by the coding sequence ATGACGCAGCCGCCAGACTTCGCATCCATTGAGGCGTACCGGGCACGGCTGGGCGACGTGCCGTTCTGGCAGCCGTACGTCCACGAGATCCTGCACCGGCATGCGCTTGCGGCCACCGGCCAGCAGATCGACGCCGGCCACAACCCGACCTCCCCGACATTCCTCTATGGCGAGGTGGTCGTCAAGCTGTTCGGCTACCTGCCGGCCTGGGAGCGCAGCGAGCGCTTCGAGCGTGGCGCGCTGGCGCTGGTCACCACCAATCCCGCGCTCGCTGCGCCGACGCTCCTGGCCCACGGCCTCCTCTACGAGGGTAGCTCGGCTCCCTGGCCCTACCTGATCTCGCGGCGGATGCGCGGCGTGGCGTCCTGGCAGGCTGGCCTGACGCCCGGGCAGCAGCACGCGCTGGCCCTGGCGCTCGGGCAGCAGATCGGGCTGCTGCACGCGCTGCCCATCAGCGCTGAGGCCGGGGACGATACAACCGGGAGCGCTGCCGCTGGGGACGCCATCGCCCAGGGCGCTGCCACCGAGGCCGACTGGGCCGGCGTCTCCATCGCCACCGCTGCCACCGAAAGCTCGCTGCCGCCGCATCTCGCCGCGCAGGCCGAAGCCTACGTGACACGGCTCGGGCCGTCATCCGCGGCAGACCGCGTCTTCACCCACGGCGACATCGTCGCCACCCACGTCTACGTAGAGGACGGCCGCCTGAGCGGGATCATCGACTGGGGCGACGCCACGATCGCGGATCGGCACGTCGAACTGATCCAGATCTACCGCGACCTGTTCCGCTGCGACCGCGACCTCTTCAGGGTCTTTCTGGAGGCCGCGGACTGGCCGCGCGCCGACGACTTCCCACACCGGGCGCTGGCGCACGCGCTGCGGCGGCAGGCGATGGGGCTGGCCCAGCACCCAACCATCGACGTCTTCATGCCGATTGCGCGGCGCTACCCACTGGCCGAGGTCGCCACGCTGGAGGAGCTGGCGGAGCTGCTGTTCGCGCGCCTGTAG